In Scatophagus argus isolate fScaArg1 chromosome 3, fScaArg1.pri, whole genome shotgun sequence, one genomic interval encodes:
- the tasora gene encoding uncharacterized protein tasora isoform X1: MDDILPRREYEAARPRRLSAVAEIGANVSLQDGEVNEVYPARETLAGLGRLSVPFGRMERRNSATSGGHQRHMPMEPLKFPIPRKTKEKRALFQDVSTESREYEDMMTILTSSYLDSGSTGTFTYCKPRLVHSELLEKEFVEKRREMKSEGRTDKELEESYCFLLADTVKLPGICENGLFVGQSWITLLGNPSKGVYLSRYSDLLQVNSISPGATGEIVIFKVMKGKVKSIYENMKNLLDPTPRFDSHISKNASKVTSLNSYRALELTQQYFYEYSFDELRQRPRQVCPYAVVSFQFKGKDSPLPSTPLAPFRLNSQSAEGSRERAQFTVWTGDLVKGDRVLFQISLRSFFPPFLPHRLPEKLDIGWLMRVDQLTELLPSELFSFNLYNNSQEVVKNGHCCSLLEVTDRSRSTNSVTRLLHELESKRVVLVTPLTERGFLFLLSSVQMATPAERGENWKRCLQALFVFPESRDVTRSTASRPVSSFHDTSESSASGGKEMSWLSKFIPALHHALVKARANAPPELSASVERQAREYFIGLNDSKLRQYPMGKYEPKLDERGKLFPAPKHHRVNMEGYLRSYLYSPALYLLSVARARLMVETHCGPDDPQGARLSESCGRQTEAAGNEVTSNASGGQSNTQKIQQLIDLVLTCESNAENEVNREEEIGGGVVMAPGRKRRLEQEKAERALKFLKASQEPGKHTKIPVNQESQVAAPPGSLASVIGSVGLKDVDVSEDGSELAARLFSLLTGLSQAARGTTNQSLCETQEARQRESCPFDRLATKLGLPTNCDIDLRKQEELEEQMAGSVSSLEGFSPSSHSGDVNHHGGTGRGGGGGGWLGLREGGYEEEEEEGQIPWVLIPITGLCSERYTHRDGNIHQDPRFQHLTTAPSITTATKPSRKSPTPSPEPSLPPSPSQCPSPDPSPLPSPFQCPSPEPSSPPSPSQCPSPEPSPPPPPSRCPSPQPSPTPSPSQCSSLQLSHPSSTSRWQSLEPNEHSSFNKDYSRANEEQLAPTGSRKFSGVSKDREEKPQVTEKKNEELCKSVKVSSPKSRTNPSPPPTEREEEDTEGKTGEVKMGEETKPLEKGQTQSREEVGQGKQEEEEVVVEMPKAKQLVGGSLLSPSVSSPPLRQIDSIVDKHLGDFSSEIQLVLQEESIHYSFPQSPQSTSDSDATALQHTLPHMPISQFSQYVSFYNPRPPVQDYVNSLHDSINSMLTELDDSWPCHRSATSLTDTDATLASEVSAFVSSIRAANPSTSTDDDGLCGDVTAAGISISISQSPALSRGREVWQPHTIKQFPDAANDKNPPTSSVTLSGTTSRSVSAYKPGSTAVHRPSTNTSPQSHWIPQQSHTSEINRTGVYNSRQMQDNSITRTAHCTTGVEGAGSLAGAGCEVILPGFSGQSKPLTESSRTSEPVLSPAPVLVPGSGPSPPAADLSSVISQLQPEVLNNLVEIVKDLKKNSLQFYLHSTEPEDQVSEDVKEYLLKQGNVEQSPMAFLDQENSDNRLLVIIKNKDIAGHVHKIPGLVSLKRHPNVVFVGIDTLDDIRNNSYNELFVSGGCIVSDELVLNPDYITHDRLTALLMLLEQHSSPERVWRWKVHYKTHKKLKEQSRFRREAANLLDLLSAYQKRQIVEFLPYHHCDMMSHHSPDLDCLMELQARYTQYRHTVLLTERHSLAYPSGGIVVASTEEILHDFTRLFGCHDIKVNQPITDDMLASKASSPVLLPGLHIISCQQHIHPLSSHEQPQHLLQQSGSSLPPLSHLSDQLVPDSSCKDGVSHHSGKDFEDLRLAISQLRAERQAQLLLQQHQQQLDPRAELGVSHLKSFLPNHVHMGSHHTTSLLGQGGPTEQIQLAPGKKAATATLESIHSGLQRELGEEEMREVGAEGWRSAGNRIGGAESGDQRDGTPVRLMGSLGGNPGTSNSDTPAPSSSQNTAAVSGLSNQKDSSSDRREKADQQGEAAFSKVSKQGAASSSATACPVEGDRSRDKQVSQEQPVRREGAPPGNSALGAASSTKGTGSTTTVRDHRENPNPAVPTLQHIQERLNEQQQLQQNLSHLQQPPHRQRQRGVGLLQPPRLPQLHNQHFSSVPLLAPLGNLGSGLLGPSPVWPGASALVWGLQQDGRDFTGSRLLAGYHNSAGQGGIRYRGGQRGGFSGM; this comes from the exons ATGGATGACATCCTTCCTCGGAGGGAGTATGAAGCAGCCCGCCCGAGGAGGCTGTCTGCTGTCGCTGAGATtggagctaacgttagcctgcAAGATGGCGAGGTAAACGAAGTGTATCCAGCCCGAGAAACGCTCGCTGGTCTGGGCAGACTGAGTGTCCCTTTtgggaggatggagaggagaaacTCGGCAACATCAGGGGGCCACCAGAGACATATGCCAATGGAGCCCCTCAAGTTCCCCATACCGAGGAAAACCAAGGAAAAGAGAG cTCTATTCCAGGATGtctccactgagtccagggagtATGAAGATATGATGACCATCCTGACCTCCAGCTACCTTGACTCTGGGTCCACAGGCACCTTCACCTACTGCAAGCCTCGCCTGGTTCACAGTGAGCTGCTGGAGAAAGAG tttgtggagaagaggagggaaatgaaGTCTGAAGGGAGGACAGacaaggagctggaggagagctACTGTTTCCTGTTGGCTGATACGGTTAAG CTGCCTGGGATCTGTGAGAATGGGCTGTTTGTGGGTCAGAGCTGGATCACATTGCTGGGAAACCCCAGTAAAG GAGTGTACCTGTCCAGGTACTCAGACCTGCTCCAGGTTAACTCCATAAGTCCTGGAGCCACGGGGGAGATCGTCATCTTCAAAGTGATGAAG ggCAAAGTAAAGAGCATctatgaaaacatgaagaacCTTCTAGATCCAACGCCTCGATTTGACAGCCACATCTCCAAAAACGCCAGCAAAGTCACTTCACTCAACTCGTACCGCGCTCTCGAACTCACACAG CAATACTTCTACGAGTACTCATTCGACGAGCTGCGTCAGCGGCCTCGCCAGGTCTGTCCATACGCTGTTGTCTCCTTCCAGTTTAAAGGAAAAGACTCCCCTCTTCCCAGCACTCCTCTGGCTCCCTTCAG GttgaacagccaatcagcagaGGGGAGTAGAG aGCGAGCTCAGTTTACTGTGTGGACTGGAGATTTGGTGAAAGGCGACAGAGTTCTCTTCCAGATCTCCCTTCgttccttttttcctcccttcctgccCCACAGACT ACCAGAGAAGTTGGACATCGGTTGGTTGATGAGGGTTGACCAGTTGACCGAGCTGCTCCCGTCCGAACTGTTCTCCTTTAACCTCTACAACAACAGCCAAGAAG TTGTGAAGAACGGTCATTGCTGCAGTCTGCTGGAGGTGACTGACAGGAGTCGGTCCACAAACAGTGTGACAAGACTGCTGCACGAACTGGAGAGCAAGAGAGTG GTTCTGGTGACTCCGCTCACAGAGAGAGGCTTTCTCTTTCTGCTATCCAGCGTTCAGATGGCCACACCCGCTG AGAGAGGTGAGAACTGGAAGAGATGTCTTCAGGCCTTGTTTGTCTTCCCAGAGTCCAGAGATGTGACCAGATCCA CAGCATCAAGGCCCGTGTCCTCTTTCCATGACACTTCAGAGTCGTCAGCGTCTGGTGGCAAGGAGATGTCGTGGCTGAGCAAGTTCATCCCAGCACTGCACCACGCCCTCGTCAAGGCCCGTGCCAACGCCCCTCCTGAGCTGTCTGCCAGCGTGGAACGTCAGGCACGAGAATACTTCATCGGCCTGAACGACAGCAAG CTTCGACAGTACCCAATGGGAAAGTATGAACCCAAACTGGATGAGCGAGGAAAGCTGTTTCCTGCCCCAAAACACCACAGAGTGAACATGGAAGGGTATCTGCGCTCCTACCTGTACAGCCCCGCCCTCTACCTGCTGTCAGTGGCCCGGGCCAGGCTGATGGTGGAGACGCACTGCGGGCCTGATGATCCTCAGGGGGCGAGACTCAGCGAGAGCTGTGGGCGCCAGACAGAGGCAGCAGGGAATGAGGTGACCAGCAACGCCAGTGGTGGACAGAGCAACACACAGAAG ATACAGCAGCTGATAGACCTTGTTCTGACCTGTGAGAGTAATGCAGAGAATGAGGTGAACAGGGAAGAAGAGATTGGTGGAGGAGTGGTCATGGCACCGGGGAGAAAGAGGCGACTGGAACAGGAGAAGGCAGAGAGGGCGCTTAAGTTCCTAAAGGCATCACAGGAGCCTGGCAAACACACCAAGATTCcag TAAACCAGGAAAGCCAAGTGGCCGCCCCTCCTGGCTCTCTTGCATCTGTGATTGGCTCAGTTGGTTTGAAGGACGTTGATGTGAGCGAAGATGGATCTGAACTTGCTGCCAGACTTTTCAGCCTGCTGACAG GCCTGAGCCAGGCTGCCAGAGGaacaaccaatcagagcctTTGTGAAACGCAAGAGGCGAGGCAGAGGGAATCGTGTCCATTTGATAGGTTGGCCACCAAGCTGGGTCTGCCCACCAACTGTGACATTGACCTGcggaagcaggaggagctggag gagcaGATGGCGGGCAGCGTCAGCAGTTTGGAGGGATTCAGTCCCAGCTCCCACAGCGGGGATGTGAATCACCACGGGGGAACAGGtagaggggggggaggaggaggatggctGGGGCTAAGAGAAGGAGGatatgaagaagaggaagaggaggggcagATCCCATGGGTCCTCATCCCCATTACAG GTCTGTGTTCAGAGCggtacacacacagagatggaaacATCCATCAGGACCCTCGCTTCCAGCACCTCACCACGGCACCAAGCATCACCACAGCAACCAAACCTTCCAGAAAGAGCCCCACCCCGTCTCCTGAGCCcagccttcctccctccccctcccagTGCCCATCACCCGACCCCAGCCCTCTTCCTTCTCCCTTCCAATGCCCGTCTCCAGAGCCCAGCTCCCCCCCTTCTCCGTCTCAGTGCCCATCCCCGGAgcccagtcctcctcctcctccttcccgTTGCCCATCTCCACAGCCCAGCCCTACCCCTTCTCCTTCCCAATGCTCATCCCTTCAGCTTAGCCATCCTTCCTCGACCTCCCGGTGGCAGTCCCTAGAGCCTAATGAGCACAGCTCATTTAACAAGGACTACAGTCGTGCTAACGAGGAGCAGTTAGCTCCTACAGGCTCCAGGAAGTTTTCAG GAGTGTCcaaggacagagaagagaagcctcaggtgacagaaaagaagaatgAAGAGCTTTGTAAATCTGTAAAGGTGTCCTCCCCAAAGAGTAGGACAAAcccctcaccaccacccacTGAGCGAGAGGAGGAAGATACCGAGGGGAAAACTGGGGAGGTGAAGATGGGAGAGGAAACCAAACCACTTGAGAAAGGGCAAACGCAAAGCAGAGAAGAGGTTGGCCAGGGtaagcaagaggaggaggaggtggtggtggaaaTGCCAAAAGCCAAGCAGCTAGTAGGTGGCTCTTTGTTATCCCCATCtgtctcctcacctcctctcagaCAAATTGACAGCATCGTGGACAAACATCTGGGAGACTTCTCCTCTGAGATACAGCTTGTCCTCCAGGAGGAGAGTATTCATTATAGCTTCCCACAGTCCCCACAGTCTACTTCAGACTCAGACGCCACAGCACTTcaacacacactcccacacatgCCCATATCTCAGTTTTCACAATATGTGTCTTTTTACAACCCACGACCCCCTGTCCAGGACTACGTTAACTCGCTACACGACAGCATTAACAGCATGCTAACAGAGCTTGATGACAGCTGGCCCTGCCATAGGTCTGCCACCAGCCTGACTGATACTGACGCCACACTGGCAAGCGAAGTTAGTGCTTTTGTGTCCAGCATTCGAGCAGCTAATCCCAGTACAAGTACAGATGATGATGGTCTCTGTGGTGACGTAACAGCTGCTGGCATCAGCATTTCAATCAGTCAAAGTCCTGCACTCTCCAGAGGAAGGGAAGTATGGCAGCCGCATACAATCAAACAGTTTCCTGATGCCGCAAATGACAAGAATCCTCCGACTTCCAGTGTCACTTTATCTGGTACTACCTCTAGATCAGTTTCTGCATACAAGCCTGGCAGCACTGCCGTCCACCGTCCTTCAACTAACACGTCCCCACAGTCCCATTGGATACCACAGCAAAGTCACACTTCAGAGATCAATAGAACAGGTGTTTATAACAGCAGACAAATGCAGGATAACAGTATCACCAGGACTGCACATTGTACCACTGGTGTAGAAGGGGCTGGGAGTCTTGCAGGTGCAGGCTGCGAGGTGATTTTGCCAGGCTTCAGTGGTCAATCCAAGCCCCTGACGGAATCATCACGTACATCTGAGCCAGTCTTGAGTCCTGCCCCGGTGCTCGTCCCTGGCTCGGGCCCTTCTCCCCCAGCCGCAGACCTGAGTTCTGTGATCAGCCAGCTGCAGCCAGAGGTGTTGAACAACCTGGTGGAGATCGTCAAAGACCTCAAGAAAAACTCCCTGCAGTTCTACCTCCACAGCACTGAGCCAGAGGACCAGGTCTCTGAAGACGTCAAG GAATACCTGTTGAAGCAAGGTAATGTGGAGCAGAGTCCCATGGCTTTTCTGGACCAAGAAAACTCTGACAACAGACTGCTCgtcatcattaaaaacaaagacatcGCTGGACACGTACACAAG ATCCCCGGCCTGGTGTCTCTGAAGCGACACCCCAATGTCGTGTTTGTGGGAATCGACACTCTGGACGACATCAGGAACAACAGCTACAACGAGCTTTTTGTTTCTGGAGGCTGCATCGTGTCGGACGAGTTAGTGCTCAATCCCGACTACATCACTCATG ACCGACTGACTGCACTGCTCATGCTGCTGGAACAGCACAGTTCACCAGAGAGAGTGTGGAGGTGGAAGGTTCACTACAAAACCCACAAGAAACTAAAAGAGCAGTCCAG GTTCAGGAGAGAAGCAGCCAACCTACTGGACTTGCTGTCAGCCTATCAGAAGAGGCAAATCGTTGAGTTCCTCCCATACCATCACTGCGACATGATGAGCCATCACTCACCCGATCTGGACTGTCTTATGGAGCTCCAAGCCAGATACACTCAGTACCGACACACAGTCCTCCTGACTG AGCGTCATTCTCTGGCCTACCCCAGTGGTGGCATCGTCGTGGCCAGTACTGAAGAAATTCTGCACGACTTCACCAGACTGTTTGGTTGCCATGACATTAAGGTCAACCAGCCAATCACTGATGACATGCTGGCTTCCAAAG CCTCTTCGCCAGTTCTTCTTCCAGGACTTCACATCATCTCATGCCAAC AACACATCCATCCTCTGTCATCCCATGAACAACCCCAACATCTCCTCCAGCAGTCTGGTTCCagcctcccccctctctcccatCTCTCTGACCAGCTCGTCCCAGACTCCTCCTGCAAGGATGGTGTGTCGCACCATTCGGGCAAAGACTTTGAGGATCTTCGACTGGCCATCTCACAGTTACGGGCTGAACGTCAAGCGCAGCTTCttctgcagcagcaccagcagcagttAGACCCCCGAGCCGAACTGGGTGTCAGCCACCTCAAAAGCTTCCTTCCCAATCATGTTCATATGGGCAGCCATCACACCACCTCTCTTTTAGGCCAAGGAGGTCCCACTGAGCAGATCCAGCTCGCTCCAGGCAAGAAAGCAGCGACAGCCACGCTGGAGTCTATTCACTCAGGACTGCAGCGAGAACTGGGcgaggaggagatgagggaggTTGGagcagagggatggaggagtGCAGGCAATCGAATAGGAGGAGCAGAGTCTGGAGATCAGAGAGATGGTACTCCAGTGAGACTGATGGGGTCACTGGGAGGAAACCCGGGTACCAGTAACAGCGACACACCTGCTCCTTCGTCCAGTCAAAACACAGCTGCCGTCTCAGGACTGAGTAACCAGAAAGACTCGAGCagtgacagaagagaaaaggcaGATCAGCAAGGAGAAGCTGCATTTTCCAAAGTATCTAAACAGGGTGCAGCCTCCTCCAGTGCCACAGCTTGTCCTGTAGAGGGCGACAGATCAAG AGACAAACAGGTGAGCCAGGAGCAGCCAGTAAGACGAGAGGGAGCGCCACCTGGCAACAGCGCTTTGGGAGCTGCCAGTAGCACCAAGGGAACAGGAAGTACCACCACTGTAAGAGACCACAGGGAGAACCCAAATCCTGCTGTGCCCACTCTACAGCACATCCAAGAACGTCTGAATGAGcaacagcagctccagcagaaTCTCTCACACCTACAACAACCACCTCACAGGCAGCGGCAGCGGGGCGTCGGCCTCCTGCAGCCCCCTCGCCTGCCTCAGCTCCACAACCAGCATTTCTCCAGTGTCCCCTTACTGGCGCCCCTCGGTAACCTGGGAAGCGGCCTCCTCGGGCCCTCACCTGTCTGGCCAGGTGCCTCCGCCCTGGTCTGGGGCCTCCAACAGGATGGCAGGGACTTCACTGGTTCCAGACTGCTGGCAGGGTACCACAACTCTGCAGGTCAGGGCGGCATAAGGTACAGAGGAGGCCAAAGAGGAGGCTTCAGTGGTATGTAG